A section of the Dehalobacter sp. DCM genome encodes:
- a CDS encoding methyl-accepting chemotaxis protein, which produces MDLLDIKTKTDEEILDAYAIVGSRLKELMHEDMMVAVTNTTRPIHFFPGYEIGHYTPDEGSDVSTLSPEFTQCMQTGRSSVVITKQLNGLPFMSMTSPISNGSGKAIGCFSIGRSYEKMAKIEESSQDLAATLQEVNAGLQEVASGSAGLSNTIHSVVESANESAVKINEINRVIGAITDISSHSNLLGLNAAIEAARAGEQGRGFAVVAEEMRKLAAQSKDSAVMVTDILTEMKSSIEKIINDINQIGSIAENQAAATQEITASIEGISDNSLKLVELTKYKVDN; this is translated from the coding sequence ATGGATTTATTGGATATTAAGACAAAAACGGATGAAGAGATTCTCGATGCCTATGCCATTGTCGGATCCAGATTAAAAGAATTGATGCACGAAGATATGATGGTTGCTGTGACCAACACGACGCGTCCGATTCATTTCTTTCCGGGATATGAAATTGGCCATTATACACCGGATGAAGGAAGCGATGTCAGCACGTTAAGTCCGGAATTTACCCAATGCATGCAAACGGGACGATCCAGTGTTGTTATTACGAAACAATTAAACGGACTGCCGTTTATGTCGATGACCAGTCCCATATCAAACGGCAGCGGTAAAGCGATTGGCTGTTTTTCCATCGGCCGAAGTTATGAAAAAATGGCAAAGATCGAAGAATCGTCGCAAGATTTAGCTGCAACTCTCCAGGAAGTCAACGCCGGACTTCAGGAAGTGGCTTCGGGCTCTGCAGGGCTCTCGAATACGATCCATAGTGTCGTTGAATCGGCGAATGAATCTGCAGTAAAGATCAATGAGATTAATCGGGTGATTGGGGCAATAACGGACATATCCTCACATTCCAACCTCTTGGGATTAAACGCGGCGATTGAAGCTGCACGGGCAGGGGAACAAGGACGCGGCTTCGCGGTCGTTGCGGAAGAAATGCGTAAGCTGGCCGCCCAGAGCAAAGATTCCGCTGTTATGGTCACGGACATACTGACCGAAATGAAAAGTTCCATTGAAAAGATAATCAACGATATTAATCAAATAGGGAGCATCGCCGAAAACCAAGCTGCCGCGACGCAAGAAATAACGGCATCAATTGAAGGAATCAGCGACAACTCTTTAAAACTGGTCGAGCTGACGAAATATAAGGTGGATAATTAA
- the safA gene encoding SafA/ExsA family spore coat assembly protein, giving the protein MNKTITMKRVLTIVLVWLFFPATVLGQTTTYVVQPGDSMWKIAVKYQVGLSEIINANPQVENPRLIYPNQKLNIPGVGQDIRAAEKEVIRLCNIERQKNGLKPLVENWELSRVARIKSQDMAQKNYFSHTSPTYGSPFTMLTNFGITYRSAGENIAKGQRSAQEVVKSWMASAGHRQNILNPNFTEIGVGLEQAEYHWTQLFIQK; this is encoded by the coding sequence ATGAACAAAACTATTACGATGAAAAGAGTCTTAACCATAGTACTAGTATGGCTGTTTTTTCCGGCAACAGTCTTAGGTCAGACAACGACCTACGTTGTCCAGCCGGGCGACTCCATGTGGAAGATTGCTGTGAAGTATCAAGTCGGGCTCAGTGAAATTATCAATGCGAATCCGCAAGTGGAAAATCCCAGATTGATTTATCCCAACCAAAAGCTGAACATACCCGGCGTCGGACAAGATATTCGGGCAGCAGAAAAAGAAGTGATCCGTTTATGCAATATCGAAAGGCAAAAGAACGGACTGAAACCCTTAGTCGAGAACTGGGAGCTGTCAAGGGTCGCCAGGATCAAGAGTCAGGATATGGCTCAGAAAAATTACTTTAGCCATACGTCACCAACCTACGGTTCGCCATTTACGATGTTAACGAATTTTGGCATCACTTATCGGTCGGCCGGGGAGAACATTGCCAAGGGGCAGCGATCGGCGCAAGAAGTTGTGAAGTCTTGGATGGCATCGGCGGGACACCGGCAGAATATTCTTAACCCGAACTTCACTGAAATTGGCGTGGGACTGGAACAAGCAGAATACCATTGGACCCAACTGTTTATCCAAAAATAA
- a CDS encoding SPL family radical SAM protein codes for MVPDKIFYEPAALDYKLGQKLKTKFEHLPWIPIESHNNIEALRQNENREFARMKRHLIIGVRKSLTYTPNQKVSDYLVPYTSSGCSAMCLYCYLVCNYNKCSYLRLFVNREQMMEKLLKTARNSEKDLVFEIGSNSDLVLENTITGNLEWTIERFSLSERSFLTFPTKFDHIDSLLPLNHRGRIIMRMSMNPQEIIQKVEFGTSSLHARIEALNRMGDAGYKIGMLIAPIVLVDNWQTLYAQLIDELANSLSETTKKQLFIEMIFMTYSYVHRAINVEAFPNAVELYDKSLMTGRGKGKYCYRPEARTEAEQFLREQLEQKLKNVPIIYVV; via the coding sequence ATGGTTCCGGACAAAATCTTCTATGAACCGGCAGCCCTTGATTATAAACTGGGCCAAAAGTTAAAGACAAAATTTGAACATTTACCGTGGATTCCCATTGAGAGCCACAATAACATTGAAGCGCTGCGTCAAAACGAAAACCGCGAATTTGCTCGAATGAAACGGCATCTGATCATCGGCGTCAGAAAATCCTTAACGTATACACCCAATCAGAAGGTCTCCGATTATCTGGTTCCGTATACCTCGTCTGGCTGCAGTGCCATGTGCCTTTACTGTTATTTGGTCTGCAATTATAATAAATGCTCCTATCTTCGGCTTTTTGTAAACCGGGAGCAAATGATGGAAAAGCTGCTTAAAACGGCACGCAATTCGGAGAAAGACCTTGTCTTTGAAATTGGCAGTAACAGTGATTTAGTTCTGGAAAATACCATTACCGGAAATTTAGAATGGACCATCGAGCGTTTCAGTCTGAGTGAAAGAAGCTTTTTGACCTTCCCCACGAAGTTCGATCATATCGATTCATTGCTTCCGTTAAATCACAGAGGCCGCATTATTATGCGCATGAGCATGAACCCGCAGGAGATCATTCAAAAGGTCGAGTTCGGGACCTCCTCATTACACGCACGGATCGAAGCCCTTAATCGGATGGGTGATGCCGGATATAAAATAGGGATGCTCATTGCTCCCATCGTCCTGGTAGACAACTGGCAGACGCTCTATGCTCAGTTGATTGATGAATTAGCCAACTCGCTTTCCGAGACTACCAAAAAGCAATTGTTTATTGAAATGATTTTTATGACTTACAGTTATGTGCATCGCGCCATCAATGTGGAAGCTTTCCCTAACGCCGTGGAGTTATATGACAAATCCCTGATGACCGGACGCGGCAAAGGAAAATACTGCTACCGCCCTGAAGCCCGAACAGAAGCAGAGCAATTCTTAAGAGAACAGCTCGAACAGAAACTGAAGAATGTACCAATTATTTATGTGGTATAG
- a CDS encoding radical SAM protein — protein MERTLNEMKFLTLFISLRCTNECEHCVYACGPDRGEDMSLEIFEKSIHIAKDNNIKKINFFGGEPFFNFQIFNMLDYTLKNNFDLVLATNGYFLNNDSLFDTFHEVTHRYKERIMLCIGYDKYHKKYFDSTFIANKLKNYGYHVKLEDYCEDELIISDLNKDRLNVNAINSSSICCCSNGKHHSVGILPNGAWSICPPSLLEFGNIENIDLQDLLVFKQKLPFQYEKGCSLCLKDFDSYHKNFMDSMKIG, from the coding sequence ATGGAGCGCACATTAAACGAAATGAAATTCTTAACGCTATTTATATCACTCCGATGTACCAATGAATGTGAGCATTGTGTCTATGCGTGTGGCCCTGATCGGGGTGAAGATATGTCCTTAGAAATATTTGAAAAATCGATTCATATTGCAAAGGATAACAATATAAAGAAAATAAATTTCTTTGGAGGAGAACCATTTTTCAATTTTCAAATTTTCAATATGCTTGATTATACTCTTAAAAATAATTTTGATCTGGTTCTGGCGACAAATGGCTATTTCCTAAATAATGATAGTCTCTTTGATACTTTTCATGAAGTTACTCACAGGTATAAAGAAAGGATCATGCTTTGCATCGGGTACGACAAATACCATAAGAAATATTTTGATTCAACGTTTATCGCTAATAAACTGAAGAATTATGGATATCATGTAAAACTTGAAGATTATTGCGAGGACGAACTCATCATTTCAGATTTAAATAAAGACAGATTAAATGTGAATGCCATAAATTCTTCGAGTATCTGTTGCTGCAGTAATGGAAAACATCATTCAGTAGGAATATTGCCCAATGGGGCGTGGAGCATATGCCCGCCTTCGCTGTTGGAATTCGGAAATATAGAAAATATTGATCTTCAGGATTTACTAGTTTTCAAACAGAAGTTGCCCTTTCAATATGAAAAAGGTTGTTCCCTTTGCTTAAAAGATTTTGATAGCTATCACAAGAATTTTATGGATAGCATGAAAATAGGATAA